A single Agrococcus sp. ARC_14 DNA region contains:
- a CDS encoding O-antigen ligase family protein — protein sequence MPGQSRRTFLATWIVANAACGDAVRNVIGYPAWAAMAVATFLWVGIELVLLRVRLLRMPVPVVAFAAMALVSAIWAISPAWSLVGSFILIGTIASALLIASLPYRVILDVTHWTLQGLLIASFLFESLVALVLRHPLFPLWSDYPPDASGELHWSSGLLFEGGRVQGIMGNANLLGMVALIALVIAGCRAAAGLDRWWPIWVALPVLAHVVTRSATVLFATAMVAVLTLLVVCWVRWRGAIFYRIFGIAVAVGLLCIGLLVANWALVTDFLGRDADMTGRFDIWGRVIDLGLTSPVVGVGYLGYWLPWVPPFDSLGEMHGMVYLQAHNVWLDVFMQLGIVGVLVWGAVQYRAVANSLGTLYRAPVGQRALNAIPLLLWVALFVQGLAESRPWIEFGMMLLVIFAIGPLRKQIAPRAPRTEAMTIVG from the coding sequence GTGCCAGGGCAGAGCAGGAGGACGTTCCTCGCGACGTGGATCGTCGCCAACGCCGCCTGCGGCGACGCCGTGCGCAATGTCATCGGCTACCCCGCATGGGCAGCCATGGCGGTCGCCACCTTCCTGTGGGTCGGGATCGAGCTGGTGCTGCTGCGCGTGCGGCTGCTGCGGATGCCGGTGCCGGTGGTCGCCTTCGCCGCGATGGCGCTCGTCTCGGCCATCTGGGCGATCTCGCCGGCCTGGTCGCTCGTCGGCTCCTTCATCCTGATCGGCACCATCGCCAGCGCGCTGCTCATCGCGTCGCTGCCCTACCGGGTGATCCTCGACGTCACGCACTGGACCCTGCAGGGCCTGCTCATCGCATCCTTCCTGTTCGAGTCCCTCGTGGCCCTCGTGCTGCGGCATCCGCTCTTCCCGCTCTGGTCCGACTACCCGCCGGACGCCAGCGGCGAGCTGCACTGGTCGAGCGGGCTGCTGTTCGAGGGCGGCAGGGTGCAGGGCATCATGGGCAACGCGAACCTGCTGGGCATGGTGGCGCTCATCGCGCTCGTGATCGCCGGCTGCCGCGCCGCTGCCGGCCTTGACCGCTGGTGGCCCATCTGGGTCGCGCTGCCGGTGCTCGCCCACGTCGTCACACGCAGCGCCACGGTGCTCTTCGCGACCGCGATGGTCGCCGTGCTGACGCTGCTGGTGGTCTGCTGGGTGCGCTGGCGCGGCGCGATCTTCTATCGGATCTTCGGCATCGCGGTCGCCGTCGGCCTCCTCTGCATCGGGCTGCTGGTCGCGAACTGGGCGCTCGTGACCGACTTCCTCGGCCGCGATGCAGACATGACCGGCCGCTTCGACATCTGGGGTCGGGTCATCGACCTCGGCCTCACCAGCCCCGTGGTGGGCGTCGGCTATCTCGGTTACTGGCTGCCATGGGTGCCGCCCTTCGACTCGCTCGGCGAGATGCACGGCATGGTCTACCTGCAGGCCCACAACGTCTGGCTCGATGTCTTCATGCAGCTGGGCATCGTGGGCGTGCTGGTGTGGGGCGCGGTGCAGTACCGCGCGGTGGCGAACAGCCTCGGCACGCTCTATCGCGCCCCGGTCGGCCAGCGCGCGCTCAACGCCATCCCGCTGCTGCTGTGGGTCGCGCTGTTCGTGCAGGGGCTCGCGGAGTCCCGCCCCTGGATCGAGTTCGGCATGATGCTGCTGGTCATCTTCGCGATCGGGCCGCTGCGCAAGCAGATCGCGCCGCGGGCACCGCGCACGGAGGCCATGACGATCGTCGGCTGA